A genome region from Gopherus flavomarginatus isolate rGopFla2 chromosome 9, rGopFla2.mat.asm, whole genome shotgun sequence includes the following:
- the STOML1 gene encoding LOW QUALITY PROTEIN: stomatin-like protein 1 (The sequence of the model RefSeq protein was modified relative to this genomic sequence to represent the inferred CDS: substituted 1 base at 1 genomic stop codon), with amino-acid sequence MFSRSGYQALPLGDYNRFPQSSIGVYGSQKSLFSFGHVQDPWDQVPQMKGSSQDYLSWICHGIVTSLAFLLMVITFPISRWFVLKLIPAYERMTVFRLGRIRAPQGPGMVLLLPFIDHWQLVDLRTRAFNVPSRKLTSKDGAVISMGADIQFRVWDAVLSVMMVKDLNAAIXMMAQNAMTKTLLKKNLREIQTEKLRIGDQLLVRVCL; translated from the exons ATGTTCAGCCGGTCGGGATATCAAGCTCTTCCACTGGGGGACTATAACCGTTTCCCACAGTCCAGCATTGGAGTCTATGGATCTCAGAAGAGCTTATTTTCCTTTGGGCACGTGCAAGACCCATGGGACCAGGTCCCGCAAATGAAAG GTTCCTCCCAGGACTATCTGTCATGGATTTGCCATGGGATTGTCACCTCTTTGGCCTTCCTGCTGATGGTCATCACCTTCCCCATCTCCAGATGGTTTGTCTTGAAATTAA TCCCTGCCTACGAGCGAATGACTGTATTCCGCTTGGGCCGGATCCGAGCCCCCCAGGGGCCAGGCATGGTCCTGCTGTTGCCATTCATAGATCACTGGCAACTAGTAGACTTGAGGACAAGAGCCTTTAATGTGCCATCACGTAAG CTGACCTCTAAGGATGGAGCCGTGATCTCCATGGGGGCTGATATCCAGTTCCGAGTGTGGGATGCAGTGCTGTCTGTCATGATGGTGAAAGATCTGAATGCAGCCATCTGAATGATGGCCCAAAACGCCATGACCAAGACCCTGCTGAAGAAGAACCTGAGGGAGATCCAGACAGAGAAGCTGCGGATTGGGGACCAGCTCCTGGTGAGGGTTTGCTTATGA